actacacttaccatatcaaaacttgtgtcaaGTTTACCGCAAAAATTAAATTACGCGTATACGAAAATTTGACTCTGAGTTACCAGTAGAATTCTCTTCCTACTTGATATAAAATACATTACTACAAACCTCAGTCCACTAGAACCCCTGCTGCATCGAGTAGCATCCGAAAAGTAGCTCTCTGGGAAGTAGGTATTTCGTGTGTCCATTCAAATATTTGGAGTTTTTGTTACAAACGTTTAACCCACGAGAGCACTGGCAAATACTGTCGCAATCCACATAAATTTTACACCAACCTGTTGCTGCTAGACTGCTCTAAATAATGCTACCCGTTATAATGGGGATTTCCCTATGTGTGACTTAGAATCATCGCGATAAATGAGCCATGCGCAATCATCAATACGCAATGTATGGGAGTTATTTGCAATCAACGGACTTCAGCCTGAAAGAGCAGTGACTTCCCGGTTGAATTGTGATAAAATTATATTGAACAAAAGAAAGCTGAAGGTTAGAAATTGTTAATTCCACCCATTTTTTTTGGGGAAAGTCTAATGTGTAAGGTGTAGTGAACCTTTACACTTTAAAAACATGTGTTTTGCgtacaaaatgtattgaaaaaacgaaatacgcatatggcttcatttgacaaaatgtacagaCTAGTTTTGATAtgctgtacgtatcacactacactacacttactgtacgtatcacactacactacacttactgtacgtatcacactacactacacttactgtacgtatcacactacactacacttactgtacatatcacactacactacacctactgtacgtatcacactacactacactacacttactgtacatatcacactacactacacttactgtacgtatcacactacactacacttactgtacatatcacactacactacacctactgtacgtatcacactacactacacttactgtacgtatcacactacactacacttactgtacgtatcacactacactacacttactgtacatatcacactacactacacctactgtacgtatcacactacactacacttactgtacatatcacactacactacacttactgtacatatcacagaattacatgtacattaaaatcatcagcatgaacaggcataattattatatggttgtgccttcattcacaggcgaatctatccccggttagtttatgtcttcaggcctcatagttttctcaaacattacattattatttatgatgtaatctcgactgcatttcttattattcttagtagtTGGTTGTATAAGTACTGTGGAGAAATCCCAAACaattataatgcacagatataaTCACTTAAGTTATTATAAAAACTATCCAGGGAAGGAGAATTAACTATGTAGGGAGGGAGCTCCAAAGTTTAATCACTGAGGGGGAAAGGAAAATTTCTATGAGTCAATTTTTGTCATCAGTTGCTTGtagtatccttttcttaatCGTGAATCATTAGGAGTAAAGTAATCTTTGGGAATATCAACAAGatcaataataattttatacgtCATTACAAGTTTAGAtctctctcttctttgttgtaaaggAGGCAAGTTGAGTGTGCTTAGCATGCTAGTAACACTAGAGCGACTTGAAAAATCATTAAGGCAAAATCGTCAATGGTGACCCCTAGATATTTGGCAGATGTAACTTCCTTAATGGGAGAACtttcaatataatatgtgtGCAAGACCATGTACTGAATTGATTTACAATGCATGCCACATACATGAATGCTGGACCAGAgcactattaattttgttaatgtggagaacatagggcaggtaccaatataTTTGCACAACAGACCTTATGTCAGCATGTATGCAAACAAAGCGCCTATAACAAAACCCATCCAAGTCTTAGTCgcctaatgcacctatcaatgttatcccccacctaccccctcccgggcgtagtgggggaaatgatggggatttgactttttgaaaaatcaaattctccacccatgggggaatgactagtggtcaaatctccatgtagtatgactgttaggtactttaggaaacaggtcaattcctttagcttgcaagttaaaacaaaTGCCTAAAATTTTgagcggtcaaatgccccactagtggggcagagtttcagatcaaatcaggtcaaaatcccccactaatcccctagtaagcccgggaggggggtagtggggcttaacattgataggtgcataacggttacaaacaaaacaaaaaaacagcCCCCCCGTCAAATTTGATCTCGCCCAAAGTAAAAATTCACCTGGCCCTACATTTTGGCCAGGACATACTGAAGCTTCACCACCTTCACTCACTTTGTAAACTTCTCGGAAAGTGCGTCTCGGGCTGTATCTTGGGATCTCATGGAGTCTGCTGAGCTGCAGGCCATTAATTCTTCGCATTCTTGGAAATCCCTTCACTTTTTCAAGAGCTGTAGACAGATGTGTAGAGAAACACCTGGAGCGCGTTACATAGATCTATAAGCGGCCAGTTCGTGTTTTGTTGGGATATGGTTGATAAACGGTAAAGCGGCGCTTCGCGCCGCTTTCCTGGTTTTATAATATGCTTTTATTTATAAGTTCATTTTTGGCACGGATATCCTTCCATACTGAGGAACTCCGGACGCCACAGGGAGCCACTCTGAAAACTGACCATTTACAACAACCCTCTGAGAACGTGTGGTAAGAAAACAGTTAACCCAACCAAGCAATTCACCAGATATaccaatcgaaaactatacgtagctattatcaagtttacggaattatacgtaacttacaggaagtaaggatctccaagaagatgttttaaagctccaacaggcatttcgccgtaattataatgatttttctctcacagctgctggtagcacgcactaagaaaatattatactaggttacaagcgcaggtgcgtataggaaaatagagaaataagtggaggtcaaaagttcgacaagaaacgctcaagtcacaggtcgaagacgataaacgctgcaagtcaagggtcaaggtgaaattttccccgatcaagactttgaccgcggtcgcagatctacctacagctagtctcgcgtagccagaccctatttctccgcacggtgcttatcgattggaaattataagcgcctgctccgaaaggcgcttatcgattggaaattataagcgcctttcggagcaggcgcttataatttccaatcgataagcggagaaatagggtctggctacgcgagactaaccTACAGCGTAagccgacgtgacacccccttgtacgGTATACAGGTACAAGATGCCAAAGGAGTGTTGTGCTGTGAATTGTTCCAATTTGTGTGTAAGAGGGAGTGGATTAAGTTTTTATACTTTCCCAGCGGATCTAGATAGAAGAAATAAATGGATTGCTGCTGTAAACAGGAAGAACTGGTACCCAACCGAGCTCACGGTAATATGTAGTGAACATTTCATTGATAGTAACAACGAGTTTGCACCGAACTACACCCCTACAATCTTTCAACGCGTTGACAGTCCTATGAAACGAAAGATGGAAGCTCAGGTCGCGGATTTTCGAAGAAGAACAGCTTCCAGAAAACGGAGGATAGAGCAGACCGAGATCACTGATCAGCAAAAGAAAAAGGCAAAGGAAAGCAGAATGCAAGAGCTTGCTGAGTCTAGCAAAAGGCAAGAAGAAGCAAGAAAATTGGAAGAACGGAGGCTGAAAAAATAGAAGAGCAGCAAAGGTTAGAGGAGGAGAGGAAAAGATGTGAAGAAGATGAGAGGGAGAGATTGTTGAGAGAAGAAGAAAGGAGAGAAGCTGAACAAAGAAAGGAGATTGAAGATGCCAAACAAAAGAGGTTGGATGAAATGAACAGATTGCAACAAGCTGAAGAGACGCAACTAGAGTATGATGAACTACTCAAGAAATATGATGACCTACTCCTGAAATACAACCAAGCTGTAGAAGAGCTTGAACAGCTAAGAACAAGAGAAGCTAAACTGAATACAAAGGTTGATGAGTTGCAGACAAGGATAGTAAGTTGACAGAGCTTAGAAGAGAACGATAAGCAAGCAAAGTTTTATGCAGGCCTACTATCGTTTGCAGTTTTGCTAGCCATATACAATTTGGTGATAAAGGGTCTACCTGAATGTCATTTTTCTGGCTGTCCCATGTTTGATCAGCTCTTGATTACTTTGATTAAGCTACGACTTAATATTCCTGATCAAGATTTGGCGTATCGCTTTGGTGTAAACCAATCTACGGTTTTCCGATGCATTACCAAGTGGCTAGATGTACTTCATGTAAAGTTATCACCCGTCCGTTGATTTATTGGCCAGAGAGGGATCAGTTACGGAAGACAATGCCAACATGTTTCAGGAAAAATTTTCGGAAATGTGCGATTGTTATAGACTGTTTTGAAGTGTTCATAGACAGGCCAACTTCATTGATGGCAAAGGCTCAAACATGGTCGAACTATAAGAAGCACAACACATGCAAATTCTTAATAGGCATCACTCCTCAGGGGTCAGTATCATTTATATCTAAAGGCTGGGGCGGAAGGGTATCTGATGTACATTTAACTGAGAACTGTGGTCTCCTCTCAAACTGTTACCTGGAGATGTCATCTTAGCAGATCGTGGCTTCACAATAGATAAGGCTGCAGGAATGTATTGTGCAGAAGTCAAGGTACCTCCCTTTACGAGAGGGAAAAAGCAGTTAAGTAAGCTAGAAGTTGACACTGCTCGCCAGCTTTCTCATGTTAGAATTCATGTTGAAAGAGTTATTGGGCTAGTAAGGCAAAAATATTCCATATTACAGTCAACTCTGTCTATTAATATGCTCAAAGGTGACGAAGAGGGTGTGTCTCCTATTGATAAAATAGTTGTAATATGTTGTGCGCTATGTACCTGTTGTGACTCTGTAGTACCATTTTAATTATTTAATAAGTTGTACTTGTCattgtaataaataatattgttgATATTTATGTAACATTCATTTTATTTACATTTAGGATATGAaaatgcatgtacagtacagtatattaatGATGTTTCATTGCCTTCTTTGATCTCTTAGAACTCCTCTGATTGTGGCAGTCTGGACAAAAATATTTCCCTTTCGGAACATCTTTTTTGGTCATTTTTAAACATGAAAAATGAAACTATCCTATCAAACAATCCTTGTTATCACAGTAAATCATGTTATCATAGTCTTCTCCTTTACTGCAATAGCAGTATCCTTCCTGTTCATCTGAAGAACTTGAATTATGGACATCATTGCTCCTCAAGCCTGCAGTAGCATCCACCTTAGTAATGTGAGAGTCTGTGGAATCCACCTGGTTTACACTTGCATCAACAGACACGCTAGTACTGGAGCTTGCACCACCACTAGCAGCTGTACTGCTTGATGACTGCAGTGGCATTATTGGTTGCTTGCTGAACCACTTTCTTACTAGTTCAGGTAATATGGCCAATTTAATGAATGGTTCAATGTCATGTATAGCCGAGTCAATGAAATCAGAATCCAGCTCTACTATCTGGTGAAATATTTCACCTTCCCTCCAAGCTACAAAATCACAATGTTGCATGCGGCATAGCTTCATCTGCAGTTGGATTTGATAATAATACATATGATCTTCCTTAAGTGCGAGTCTGCCATTGTCGTCTTCTAAAAAGAAGGAAGAATTATCAAGAATGGCTTCTGAAAAAGCTTTATTCTTACAGGAGAAAGGACACTTGATTTCTAAAACACGACTCTCACAACACTTACAGTAGACAAGGCCGTCTGGTGTGGCACCCAAGAATGGAAATTCAGGATCCAAAATAAGGTCACATTGTATTACCATAAAATTCTCATGACATTCAAGCTTGCATTTTTTCTGTATATGCTACCCTGGCAATATCTTCATGCTTGCACCCATACTGGCATGCAGAAGAAGTAAATTTACACTGCTCAGGATAGCATATAGCCTTGATCAGGGAAACAGATGGTTGAAAATGGTTAGTATGCAAAGCTTCACGCAACTTAGAAGCTGTTATCCTACCCACACGTTGATCAAATCAAGCTCGACATTTACTTTGTTCTCTTGTGCGCTCCTCCACCATGACAGCTTGATTAAATGTGAAAGACACAGTCTCGTAAATATCTTCACATTTGGTCAAAAGATCATTATATGCCAGCTCCATTGCCGTCGGATCATGCAACTCTGTTAAAGGTTTGGGTAAAACCCCAGATTCTGTTTCTGGAACATAAGAATCATTATACTCAGCCATCAATGACAGCACAACTGGTTTCCCCAGCCCTTGAGACATTTCAGTACGAGAAGTGGCTAAATCAGAATCAGTAGACTTAGGAATAGAAAACTTTTTGCTTTTCGTAGATGGGTCTCCACATCCTTCAGTGACAGTTTGTTTGCGCTTATGCTTTGGTGTAGTGAAGTCTATTTTACCAATTTCAGAAAATGGGACACTTCGAAAAGTGCTTGGTAGCCATGAACACGGCAATGATGTGCACGAAAACTGCTGCTTCATCTGAGTATTTAACTCCAACATAAACAACACAGAAGCAATGTGTGAACAAGCCTCTCCAGCACcagctatacatgtacagtgagcACACAACACTTCTCCACTCTGTTTAACTGAAACCCATACCTTCAGTGAGGGTAATGAAAGGCTTTGTGAATGTTTAACAAGTGCTGTAAACAAGTAAAGCTTGGTACTACTGGATCGACTGACACTGCAAATAACATCACTCACCCATCCATTCACAACTTGATTGAAAGCCTCCAGACTTTTGTAAGTTATAAGTTGTTCATGTGTGTAAAGACTAGGTGTCAGTATTAGGTAGTTATATACATCTCCGTACATCACATCTGGCCTTTCATTCCACTCAATAGCACGTTCTGAAAACGATGAAGGCTTCTCCAGTCGGCAATAGGGATCTTCCTCGCAACAAATCAACTTCAATTTATCGAGATATCGATCCTTGGTGTCTCCTGACTGTTCTAAAATAATACTGTGAATAAGAAAACGCCTGGTTTACGCGTTGTGCACTATCCATGAGCAGTTTCACTAAGCaaccttttattattattattattacccTACAAATGGCGGAATGGTGCTAACGAGTGTAAGAGCTGGGCGCTTAGAGATAATTACCACGCCCCCTGCATAAGCTCCGTCAACGAGTTAACCGTTCTAAATAATGCCCACACTAATTAAAGATTCC
This portion of the Dysidea avara chromosome 12, odDysAvar1.4, whole genome shotgun sequence genome encodes:
- the LOC136239906 gene encoding THAP domain-containing protein 2-like; translation: MPKECCAVNCSNLCVRGSGLSFYTFPADLDRRNKWIAAVNRKNWYPTELTVICSEHFIDSNNEFAPNYTPTIFQRVDSPMKRKMEAQQKARRSKKIGRTEAEKIEEQQRLEEERKRCEEDERERLLREEERREAEQRKEIEDAKQKRLDEMNRLQQAEETQLEYDELLKKYDDLLLKYNQAVEELEQLRTREAKLNTKVDELQTRIVS